One segment of Monomorium pharaonis isolate MP-MQ-018 chromosome 6, ASM1337386v2, whole genome shotgun sequence DNA contains the following:
- the LOC105834712 gene encoding uncharacterized protein LOC105834712, with protein MLLYSLIFIVTTFGLFSDGKSTHPFITCKKDSDDFSNCLKKAIQEAWPLLSKGIPELDFPPLEPLIFEYATAKLNLTEISGELVLRNLTAIGLSKILIHDVKAQLLDDNFNLEIYAELPWMYTESSMKIDGSLNAFKMDGEGYFNETATDIKGTWNISGPIVNNTWIVKHFRIAPSIGTYKIYFDVLTKRYGKEFNDLAVNLVNQFWPTLFQILLPATADIYDPWLIDFPNKIFSKIPFSEIFP; from the exons ATGCTGCTCTACTCTCTCATATTCATAGTTACAACATTTGGATTATTCTCAGATGGAAAATCTACACATC CTTTCATTACATGTAAGAAGGATTCAGATGATTTTTCCAACTGTTTAAAAAAGGCTATACAGGAAGCATGGCCATTACTTAGTAAAG GAATTCCAGAATTAGACTTTCCACCTTTGGAGCCATTAATTTTCGAATATGCTACAGCTAAACTTAATTTGACTGAAATAAGTGGAGAATTAGTTTTGAGAAATTTGACCGCCATCGGTTTATCGAAAATACTTATTCACGATGTAAAAGCACAATTGCTTGATGATAACTTCAATTTGGAAATTTATGCAGAATTGCCATGGATGTATACAGAAAGTTCCATGAAAATAGACGGTTctttaaatgcatttaaaatgGATGGTGAAG gttattttaatgaaaccgcGACTGATATCAAAGGAACATGGAATATATCAGGGCCTATAGTAAATAATACATGGATTGTAAAACATTTCCGTATTGCTCCATCAATTGGaacttacaaaatatatttcgacGTTTTAACAAAACGTTATGGTAAAGAGTTTa atGATTTGGCTGTAAATTTGGTTAATCAATTTTGGCCgactttatttcaaatattattgccAGCAACGGCTGATATATATGACCCATGGCTGATTGACTTTCCCAATAAGATATTCTCGAAAATTCCATTCTCAGAAATATTtccttaa